A DNA window from Caretta caretta isolate rCarCar2 chromosome 7, rCarCar1.hap1, whole genome shotgun sequence contains the following coding sequences:
- the LOC125640695 gene encoding uncharacterized protein LOC125640695, translating into MFLPQRASNVLVYISQMHGGANIPLTGDLCNVTMITHTFHLLTCPDAMVRNITESALQDAIKKRITRTPSNQYVLTYLSGLLEGEFGRDGRLCFTLDSCLQCYTTGLDYMSGCHWTWCNELQELGDLVPQVKNTDHTIITPRARPMLERTLKDATCCQYVENLKRKLDQGKAFEVTCKCDVSNHFLPEGSFTQFADWRFIHRAQLNCVPLNRAVCHGNQD; encoded by the coding sequence aTGTTTCTTCCTCAGAGAGCCAGCAATGTATTGGTGTACATCTCGCAAATGCATGGTGGCGCCAACATCCCTCTAACAGGTGATCTGTGCAACGTTACCATGATCACTCACACCTTCCACCTTCTGACGTGCCCGGATGCCATGGTGAGGAACATCACGGAGAGTGCTCTGCAGGATGCCATCAAGAAGCGAATCACCAGGACCCCTTCCAACCAATATGTCCTCACCTACCTGAGCGGCTTGCTGGAAGGTGAATTTGGAAGAGACGGGAGACTTTGCTTCACTCTGGACTCGTGCCTGCAATGCTACACGACTGGACTGGACTACATGAGTGGCTGCCACTGGACGTGGTGCAATGAACTCCAGGAGCTTGGAGACCTGGTGCCACAGGTGAAGAATACAGATCACACTATCATCACTCCAAGAGCTAGacccatgctggagaggaccctgaaggatgccaCCTGCTGCCAATACGTGGAAAACCTGAAAAGGAAGCTGGACCAGGGCAAGGCATTTGAGGTGACGTGCAAGTGTGATgtcagcaaccacttcctccccgAGGGCAGCTTCACCCAATTTGCTGactggaggttcatccacagggccCAGCTCAACTGCGTGCCACTGAACAGAGCCGTCTGCCACGGGAATCAGGACTAG